The genome window AATGCTTCTAACTTGCCCACTTTCACATCAGGGAACATCCATttgccttccttgcccttgcccttcagGACCAGACAAtacacttcctcctctggcTTTCTCTCcaaactcttctctcctcgtTTAGCATCAGCTTTCTCCCACCGATCACGCTCAATTATTTCGTACTCTGTCTCTGGAGGAATGTCTCCAACATCTGGCGCTTTACCTGAAAGCTTTTTCCCATATGTTTCAGAAACAAAGGCGTGCTCCGCAACGAGGTGTCTAcgcaaaggaagagagccAGTCTTGAAGTAAAAATCAAGAGGcaggggagaagaaagagcgTGAGCGATCGATCGAGAGTGGGAATAAAAAGCTGATTCAAATGGTGTAGGTGTTGGtgtgagaagaggagggcgagagagaagaagcgaagcggtaagaggaggaggggcagTCGAGGAGAAGCGGATCTGGGCTACAATGGACGGGTCAGAAGTGAAAACAGGCTATAATTGAGGCAAAATGGCGTACCTGCTGATCTTGAGCCGGACACAGCTGTGCGTGATATTGAGCGAGCAGCGACGGACATCTTTGGATGATTTTCAGATGAATTTGGGACTTGCTATTGTATCCTCGGAAAGCTGAAATTTCAGACAGTATCGAAGAGGACAAACGGTACGAACCGCGAACTTATTTCGTCCACCACATTTTTCAGTCCTCCCATATTATGTAATTATCAGACATCCCATAACGCCGCCAATTTCCGTTTGCTGCATCAGTCGACGACTGGGCGTCGTCTTCGAGTTTtattttcctttcttctttccctttcttcaaACCCTCAGGTGAGTATCTGTCCCGTCCAATCCCAGCTCGTCGCTCACAGTGCCGGTTTTTCAGCTCCAAGGTCACATTGCTCGTTACGCACAGTCAGGTGTTTTGTGAGTTCCGGTCTCTCTGCGCGCACTTTGAACGCCCCTGACGATATGTAACCAAAGCGTCCTTTCTCACTCGCGAGCGGGCCAAGGTCCTGGAATTCCAACCCCCCTTTCTTGCATATTATTATCAAGTCTGACCGGTCTTAGCGGACCCTCGACGCCAATCGCCGGGCTGCGCCCGACCAGAAATGcgtccctcttctttcaacctTGCTGGGTAGCCCGGAGAGACGCTTTTTCGCGTGGAGGGCATGTGAGAATTGTATTGGACTTGGTATGGGCGCGGGGGGTTGCCCAGTTGTCTTTTGTTTCTCCAGCAACTCCTGCATTCTGCGGGGTATGAGAAGTCTCATCTCATCGTATGAGATCGAGAAGTGTCGGTCTTTTAAGACTGACCCGGCTACTAGGCTTTAGTGCAATTTGGTGACGCTCTCAATCCAGACTCGTCTTCAATCGATGGCGAGGAGGGTAACTCGATCAGGACTACTCTGGGGCTGCGGGTATGGCTCTCTTGAGCCTAGATTTTTATACCTTCACGTATATATTTTGTACCATTATTCTGGAATGCATTTCAGAACTGGGGAAGAAATATCCACCCAGTTACGTCTGGTCTGACATACAAGATCATCTGCCCCAGGGTATTGCAAttcgcttctccttcacGTCTGACAACCGGTGTTCTATATCTGAGAACGCATAACCTGAAAAGCTACTTCTGAGctcaaagaagaggggggggagggaTAGTGGTGGTGCTGGCTGCAGGGTGttgagaagcagcagcggccGCAGGAGTAGTAGATGAAGCAATGTCGGCCTTAACGTCGGAGTTGGGGACGGCAGATCCAGGTTCGTCAGCGGGCACGGTCGCGGATTgcgacttcttcttctcctcctgaATCTATGATCAGTTAACATCCTACTTTTATGGACAAAAGAGGGAAATTGACTCACAGCAATTCTCTTGGCCTCCTCGTGCACATCCATGACTTGCTTCTGCGTTGTAGTGTAGAACTGGTGAACCCTGTGGAAACTGGATCAGTACAGCTCCTGTTGTCAATTTGCTCACAGCGTATGACTCACTTTTGGCCGACTGGGGTTCCGATAACCTTGCTGTAGTATTCGTGGAACCTAGAGCTGATGCCTCTAGACTGGTCAACTTCCCTAGTCTTGGCAACGGCAGCGGCAGCATGCTCCTGGATCTTGCCAGAGACAGTCTTGTTCTCCCCAACAACCTTGTTACCAATGGTGGAGTCcaagttgttgaagaaacTGAGGAAACGAGAGGAGATACCTTGCTTGTCTACCAGGATCAACCGAAGGTTAGATATAGTGTCTAGAGCAAAGCAGATCACATACGGTCGAGGTCGATAGCCTTCTGGACAATATGATCGCCCAAAACGTAGCCGTGAGCGAGGTACTCAGCAGCGATGGCCGCCTTGGGCTTGTCCTCCTGGGCGAGCTCTCCCTCAGTCGCCCCGATAGGTGTTGAACCAGTAGCAGAAGcgggaaggatggatggagtcTTCTCGATGTCTGATGTAGATGTGACCTCGAGGTGAGCGCCATCAAGCTAAAGAGAAATTGTTTAGTATAGGTACACGTGATACGTGGAATGAGAAGATAAGGACTTACAGTGCCTCCGTTAAGCATCCTAACGCAAAGGGCATTGTATGGTCAGTATAACATCTTTCGGCAAACTTCAGGCCACATGCATAACACGGCAAAAAACGGTTCCAACGATTCTTCCTTCGGGAAAGGTTCAAAACCGACACAGACCTTCACAGGCACCTCGCGCTTCATCGCCTCATAAATGAAGGACCATCACATCCCGGCTATTCACCTATCACCGTGCACACATCCGATTGGCCATAAGCATTGATACGACTCACAAACTGGTTCTCATAGCACTGAGCTTCTCAAAGGTGATATCGGCAGCGcttccactcttcttgACGCTGGTCAATTTACcacaaaaagaaaagaaatcatGGAGCTTGTCCTCAGTGGTTTCGGGGGCAAGGCCTGCGACGTGGATGGTGTAGCCGGAGGTAGACATTATGTGCGTGAGACTGGGCTTGGTATACTCGAGCTGAGGTATGAATGGATGGAGTTATTGgatgtgaaagaagaagagcaaaagaGAATGAATATGAGCATCAGAAATGACCGTCTTATCCGCCGTTGGCGACGGCGATTCGCTGCTCGGGGCGAAGGCAAATTACGTCATATCCCGACAACCTCCGTCATATCGATACACACAAGAATCGACGAGTGGCACCGCAAACCTTGATCTGAGTACCACTCGGTCGTTATCTGGCTGATatagatggaaaggaagaaatagAACAGTAGACAAcaggggaaaaggaaaagcaaCAAGAATTGGAgtaaaaggaaaatggatAGGGATGGTGCATTCGCAGCAAAATTACTATAACAT of Cryptococcus tetragattii IND107 chromosome 3, whole genome shotgun sequence contains these proteins:
- a CDS encoding mitochondrial 54S ribosomal protein mL46; this encodes MSVAARSISRTAVSGSRSAAQIRFSSTAPPPLTASLLLSRPPLLTPTPTPFESAFYSHSRSIAHALSSPLPLDFYFKTGSLPLRRHLVAEHAFVSETYGKKLSGKAPDVGDIPPETEYEIIERDRWEKADAKRGEKSLERKPEEEVYCLVLKGKGKEGKWMFPDVKVGKLEALDEAVARGITGVEGSLGGKGMDSWLVTRKPVGTVKDGESRTFFIRGHILGGEPTLSSSSPYSSWAWLTAPEVEARLRQQGDGKLWDDVKGMFGIPKNEA